The DNA sequence TGAACCGATTAACAAATTCTGTAAGGGATGATTTTGTGGACGAGGAAAACtgttaatattacaatatcgagaacaattaatattaacaaaattaatattttttgatgagTGTTTAAAGATTAATTTGTAACCCCCggttaataaaaaagtatgattattattattagtagtagtagtattacgATTGTTATCATCATCGTAGTCGATGctattatttttcatgattgttgttgttgttgttgttaataaccATCGtgattattttatagttatgtTACATAACTGTGTGTGCAATTCAACATTTTTCGATTTTAAAAGTTACCATAAACGTTATGAGTGTGTGCAGAAGATCGACTGAAGATAACGCCTTTTTATGGGCTATAAAGCTGACGTTTAGTTCACTGCTTCGATGAACGACCCTGACAGAAACCGACCCAGATTTCTCGCCGGTAAATGATTTGCATAAACAGTGCAGCCTATGatgtaacaaaataaacttGTGATGAACGGTCAAATTTACTGTGAAGAGAGCTATACAAACTGTAAACGTCCCAATAAGACGTAAGAACAACTTTAAAGAATAACGTAAAAGAATTGGCGAGTCGATTCTTTGAACTGGTTCGTTCGAACGAACCGATTCGGTCGTCCGtgttctgtcacacacacacacacacacacacacacacacacacacacacacactcacacacacacagggagtgAATGTTGAGTCCTGTAGAGCCAATGAGCTGGGACCGGATACGATATATCCTCTGGGACAACAGCTACTCTGTTCACCCCCTTCACTTCCACATGACGCCATTTACAGCATAAACCCGACCTCCTCTccggaaagaagaaaaaacaagagCTGAAAAACTTGAAAGCAGCACAGTGTGTGCCATGCAGCCAAACATTCAACTCGCGAACCGCAACCCGTCTTCTTGAAAAAGTCTTGAGGGCTttcatttgccattttttttcagtaaactcCGCTCATTTTGTTGGATTCTGgaacttattttcttttttttttgccataattaGCGGTTTAACGGCATAAGTTGAACTACGCTGCGTTCTGCTTGGAATAAAACTCTGATGTTACCGTTTCGCGCGAGTCGCGCGGAAAAATACGCGAATAGGAGGACGCGCGGGTGTTCGCTATCGTCGGGatttttgtgaatgaatctCCCAATGAACTGAGGACTAACCAAAGAGAAATTCCTACTAGTAGGATATACTCTTCACAACACAAATAGGGGGTTGAGGTGGTGAGATCACGGTAAGTGACGTGCATTACAACTTTTTGCAGTGGATTTTGACaggcttttattttagttccgTTCATTGCttacgtatttttttttaagttgtgcaTTTATAATACAGCTCTGGGTGTTCTTTATTACTTTTTCCAGTGCTCATGCTCCGCGCCATTCTTGCAGCTGTGCAAATAGTTGCCATACGGATCTGTTCCCTGCGTACTTACTTTGACTTacttttcatttagttaaagtttTGAACCACTATTGAAAAAGCTAATCTACCGCCGCACTattgttatgaaaaaaaaagactcactaaggattttattatttttttaaatcacattttaatttttttgtcctaATTATTTAAAGTAGCGACTAGACAACCTGAtctgctttcaaatgatttttttttttcaataaaacccATAACGACATTCcattaattagattaataataatattaataaactttgTCTGTTgttgcaaagaaaaaacaaactttatcCCATTATTCAACCAAGTTGAGTATTGTCATAAAGTTAGTATGCATGCTGATAACCCAGATCAGAAGTTTAAATAGCAGTGAGGAGATAAACAGATGTTTAACAGACATTTTGCTGATGGGGCCTCTCCGTGGAAAGAGAGATTGTGCATTGATATGGTAATTTGGGGTAGTGTTATTTAGATTGAACTCGACTGGTGCTGAGGGTCCCGGCTGAGAAGTATGGTTTCGTGTTTTTGCGCTTCAACACATgtggatattttatttttctgtatgtaAGTTTTTGTGTCATTAGAGCTCCGCCCCCCCGTCGATAGCGTCATAATGCATTTGTGGACGTCACGTTATTACTCGTATGCAACGCCGGATGCTagatattacaattaaaactttTCAATCGTACCATAACAACAATGCAGAGAAATCGTGCTATGGAGAATgtaaacttttatatttaactaaacGCCATGACCGCGTTATTCGCGTGCGAGCCATCTCTATATATAAGTTGTGCAATACTTGCATTTCAAAATCAAGCTCTTTAAACATGTTATTTGCTTAGGAGTTTGTATCGTAAACTGACTAAAAATAATAGCTTGTACCACAAAGCAAAGTAAAGTTgggtgtgtttttaattattttgatcaatGAACCGTGAGAATGGTGTTTGCGgtgtataaaaattataaatcaacacaagaatatatatatatatatatatatatatatatatatatatatatatatatatatatatatatatatatatatatatacactcatatATATCTCAAGTCAAGTATCTGTGCCttataaaaacatgcaaaatgtttatataaatgcacagaGAAGTGAATTGCTGTCATGTTTAAGGATCCATTGGTCTCAAACTTTCGTTGAGGATAGATGATGCTTTTGCAGATGAGAAATGCTAGACATGACTCCATTTATTCTTGATCTGACAATGTGCAACACCTCAGACACTGCTGAGCAAAAGTGCTTTTGAGTATACTAGATGCTCCATGAACTTGATAGCTGCAGGTGGTAAAGGCCTGTCCCATTAATGATCAGCCTTTTAGGGCTGTAGAGGTGGGGAGTAGTTGGGAGATTTGCATTAAGGAGCCTGCCAtctgccttttcttttttgcctAGTTTGTATGATTTACATATGGTTAGTTTATGGGATTTTACTTCCCTGTACGCTCTCGTTTAACTGTCTGCCTTTCCCATAGGACTTCAGATGTGTTCAATGCCAGCCGGAGAGTTCCCACTTCAGAGTAAAGATGGAGACAAGAGCTCAAAATGGCGGCAGCGGCTCCTCTGGCTTGCTGCGAGCTTTGCGTGACACTGGCAGACCCCAGACTGGGGACTCGGAGCCTTGGGAGGGCCAGGTGCTCTCCCTGGACCAGATAAGGACCATCCGCAGCAGCAATGAGTACACGGAGGGCCCGACGGTGGCGCCCCGTCCACCGGCCTCCCAGCAGAAAACGGACTCGCAGTCTTCTAGCCCGACTTCCACTGCTTCCATTGAGCTATCCGAGCATAGAAACTCCCCGAGGGCCCAGCGAGCTGGTCAGCAGACTCCTCAGCAAGCCCCTCAGTCGCCAAGGAGTGGCGTGAGCAGATCCACCAGTGGTACCAGCGACGGGTCACGCAGCACAGCCAGGGCCAGCACAGGCAGCACCTCGTCGGAGCAAAGACTTTTGGGAAACGCAGGCGGGACGGCCGAGCGGGTGGTGAGGGCGCAACCTAAACGTTCAGAGCTGAAGCAGGAGGAACTGAAGCCCTTGGCCACGACTCTGGGCCAGGCTGCCGATGGCAAGCACTCAAACCGCTGCGAGGACTGCGGCCGATGCAAGTGCGAAGGGTGCACCTGCCCTCGGACCCTGCCGTCCTGTTGGATGTGCGGGCGCAGGTGCGTTTGCTCGGCTACAACAGCGATGGACTACGTCACCTGCGTCTGCTGCGTCAAGGGCCTCTTTTACCACTGCTCCAGCGACGATGAGGACGTGTGCGCGGACAAGCCCTTCTCGTGCACCCAGTCGCACTGCTGCATGCGGTGGACGGCCATAAGCGTCCTGGCACTTTTCCTGCCCTGCCTGCTTTGCTACCTCCCGGCGAAGGGCTGCGTGGCGTTGTGCCAGGCGTGCTACGACTGCACCAGTCGGCCAGGATGCCGCTGCAAGAACAAAGGAGTTGAGAAATAAACAAGGCTCGGTTCCTGGAGTAGCACTGGGAAGATAACCTTATCTGGGACTATCTCCAGAGCAGTGGGAAAATATTCGCAAATTGTTGTAGTTTTGGCACTGTAGACCAAGAGGTGACATTGGATTGGCAAAAACTGGTTTGaagtggtttgtttgtttgtttgttttttgcttttctctcatccactttctctctttctctttcactctttAACGGGGATAGAGTTTGTCGCGACATCCTTCCCCCGTCCTTCTCGTTTTAAACTGAAGTCCAGAATGTTAGCCCTATTGACATTCAGTAATATGACTGATAAAGGTGACAGACTCTTCTAACTAACTGTTTGTGAATAGTATCTGCAAAGTATGTAAATTAGCAAATGAGCTCTTTTTCtgagagattttatttttgtacatataaTATTTCAACTGTGAAAAGCATTGTGCCAAACCGGAGGCACCTTGACAGATCCATATATATGATGCATATATAAAACGTGTATAGTGCTGTACATTCGTTTCGAATGTATATCAATCACTCTTTTGATATTTTGCCTTATAGAAGAGAAACCTTACATGAATTATCCCTACAACTATACTTGTAAATTGTACAGTGACCCTaagaaaaactttattttctaatttcaACACATTgtttagtgtaaaaatatttatttgaagttttattattttataaagtaatatttattttgagaagCATCTTTATAGGCATCACCCCAACTTTGAGAAACAAAACCTCCTCTGTTGTTGCTGCAAAACAAGGGTGACAAGGGTGTCAAATCTGATGCATATGTTCactataaaatagaaaatatattaacgttttgaaattaaacaatgcattttctgtgttttttttttcctggcctGCTGTTGACCTTGTTTTTAGCCTTTGAGCACAAAGGCCCATTTCAGAAAATCGACTGTGTTTTCAATCGCCTTTGTTTACCCCATGGATCTTCTGTCAGGGTTGCGTTTCACTTTGCGTTTATGATGACAGCGATGATGTTCACAGAGCTTCGATTTCGAGGTCATCTGAAAATAAAGCGATGAAAGTGATAGTGTACGTTGGCAAATCAGCAAAATAGGTGCGTTACTGAGAGATTCTATCGACGAGATCTTCCTGCACAAAGGAGATCAAGTGAAGTTTTATATAGCTCACTAGAAATGCAACATTGAGTATTGTCTGGTGTTATTTCATGAATGCTCTTGCTTTAACCGTGACCGTTTGGAGACAGCGGCGTAATCTCGACTGGAAAATTGCAGAGCTGTGTTAGTTTGTGTTGTTCTGGTTGACCAAGAAGACTTGACAAAACTGTAGTCATGCAATAGTCACAGTGAATTAAGTTATCAAGTTATGATTACCAATAATTAACACCAGTACACGAAGCTCCGAACTGCTTGTCTGATAAAACCACCCAAACAAACTGATCTCAGATGGAGATCAGCCCCAGTTCCTTTACAAAGAAGCCCTGATCTCGAGCCAGACCTTCAGGGGTAACTTCCAGCCTCTCCTGCCAGCAGCGGATACTGGCTGCATTTACTTCCATGGGAAACATCTGGCACTGGTTTAATCATTGAAGTATGCGAACCACTAGTTGACATCAGGAGGATCAGAGATTGTTTCTGTTGGCAAGTCATTGTTTGCTACGCTCCCTCCAATCCTCGCTTGTGTTATGGAAACTGCCCTGTGGGAACATTAAGAGTAGATATGGTACATGCGAGATGCTTTATCTATTCTACTTTTGAGGAAATTGTCGCTCCCTAGACGATCTCCGAGTTGCTTGAACGCAATTGTGCAAGTAGCGATCTTTAACCTTTTTGTATTAAGAAATGTGATTGCTAAAACTTCAGATAactctttttgcattttcacaaCTTCAGTTGGTTGTGGCTTgagcaaaatcattttaaaactaaatatgtgCTTAAATTCAGGTCTTAAATAAAGTGACACACATTTGCACCAAATTTCCATTAAGTTTGAATGGTCTCTGCAAGTATTTGGTAATTGCATCAACTGGTAATCACTCTTTAAAACTAAAGCAGCTTAAAATGTAAAGGTCTTGAcattgtggtttttttttcatatagtaggtgcttttacaataatatatattgatcTTGCAATGCATGCCTCCTTTCGCATAGTCACAAAGTAAAAGACCCGTTTTTTTCCTGTGACATGATATGCACTACTGGCATTCACACTGTTGGTTCAGCGTGTTGGCGCATGTTTGTTATTTTGCCGAGGGTTTGAGTGACAGCCAGCCAGCTTTCACCCCTCGGTAGGGATGAGCCCCCTTCCCCGTTTACGCTGCAAAAGGTGGAAAAACAAAACCGTCCCGATCGCTCGAGTGCGTCGTTTTCCGGCTTGCCTCCCACCCATTGTTTTAAGCTGTGAATGGCAGGGCAGCTACGGGGGGTTGGTTTGCTCAAGAAAGCCCAGCAAAGGGTTAAagacattactttaaatgacaATGGGCCAACAGTTTACCCCCACATTCGAACCCTTGTGTATTCACCGTCTTTTCAATGGCCCTCAGTTATTTCACCGCCTCTTAAGCCTCTTCAACTACCTGCTTGGTATTCTCACAGGGCAGCCTTtgagtgcgagtgtgtgtgtgtatgtgtgtgtgtgtgtgtgacagcacGCACGCGCATGTTTCCTACTTTGCGTGCGAGTGTTTAGCAGCCGCTAAATGTGTTGTTATGGGTGCAGGCAGCACAAAAGAAGGATAGATGGGAAAAATGACACCCTTTTGAAAGACCTGCAATTGCATGCCAAGTTCAAGAGAAATAGAGAAATATAGATTTCTCCATTGAGCAGAAAAATGGGTCAGATAAAGGCTGGGAGGGCTGACCTCAATAAACAGACAACAGACGGGACGGAACTTACTTTGTCTCAAAAATTAACACCAGTATTAAGTGCTCTCCTAGGCCGGAACGTCTAGTTATTGTTAAAAGGAATGGATTAGACCAGTGGGAAGTTAATTCATGTGTTGTTGAAGACGTTATGTACCCATCTATTGATGTTTGGTATGTTTTGAAAGGGTATTGATTACTTCCATCCTGATTCTAAATTTAACCATGTCAGTGAGGACAAGCTACACGGGCAAAGTGAGATAACCCTGACTGGTTACCACAGGACCAAACAGGCAAACTAAAgtgcaagaaaaacaaaaaaacagatacCGTTTAAAGGTATAGTATAcacccaaaaattattttaacttatgaaaaaaaatctggtgAAAAATCTGGTGCatgatattaaaaacacaaaatattcacGCTTGGagaccaaataaaaaaaaaaactgacaatagaacaaacattgttaaaaaaaagttactaaagTTAAGGGCAAAAACTTTAGTAAAATGTATCAAGTTTTTGAAGAGAACTGAATCTAAAccgaaagcaaaaaaaaatttaaaatattaacacaccCTCAGATCTGGAGAGACACCCCATTAAGCAAGAGAGTCTGAAAAAAGAGAGTGCGCATTTGTGCAGAaaaagaacgagagagagagagagagagagagagagagagtaagcaGCAGAGCAATTGGAAAAGCCCCCAGAGCGTCTCTTTGTTGGTTTTAGCTGGGCCCCGGCGCTAATGCCCCGTTCTGAAGCCCAGATCTATTCAGTCTGCTCATCAAGGCAGAATACTCAACAGGAAGGAAGGAAGCGGCCCATTCTTTATACGCCCATTGTCTGACCACCGGGCTTAAGCAATCAAACAGCAATgtgccgagagagagagagagagagagagagagagagagagagagagagagcaggatgAGGTGCTCGGTGGGGGCAGGGAACGACAGCTTATGGTCTGTGTTCCATCCTGAAGTTTTTATCTGTGTCTCTGGCAGTCAGGGGCTTCCCGATTTCTTCACAGTCACAAtctgtatgcattttaaaaagcgcTCTGATTCTGATTAAAGACAACATTGGCTTTGTGCGCATTTTGAACTTAGGGATGGAAACATGCTTTACACAAGAATGCAGACCGTGCACATGTGCTCAAGATAGAGGGTTTCAGCGATTGCACCAAACGAAAGTGCACGCGATTCTAAAAATGCTGACAGTTCGtcttacattatttttgtttagtcaaAAACTGTTGTTCGGACAGTATAAAAAGGAGACTGACTGTAGAAGAAGACATTTAATGCCAATCCGTGCTGTGGTGCCCCTCGTGGTGACGCTGGGAATGCAACGCACACGTGTGGTCTGGCACTATATTTAAGACTTTTTCTGTTAAATGAAAGACAATATTAGACATTCGCggtaaaatcataaataatacaaacttGCGATTGTTACAGTATTACGTGTTAAATTTGCTTCCTCCGTTGTAAACTTACACCGTGACATTCAGCAGCATTCTCTCGCTCTCGCTACAAACTCAAACTACATTCTAAAACTCGTCCTGACATTCCTGCCTGAATGAGCCTTCGGCTTTACCCAAAGGCAGGGGAAGATTAAGTTTCCGAGAGAAAGAGGGATGAAATTCCATAATTGCATGGTCCTTTCTCTTCCACCCTCCTTCTGCACCTTCCCACCCTTTCTCATTTCAACAACAAGCACGGATCTTTTCAGAacataacatgaaataaattcatCATGAAATGCCGAAATCActcatagttttattttataacgaCACTATTCAGAAATTACATTATAC is a window from the Puntigrus tetrazona isolate hp1 chromosome 1, ASM1883169v1, whole genome shotgun sequence genome containing:
- the spry2 gene encoding protein sprouty homolog 2, whose product is METRAQNGGSGSSGLLRALRDTGRPQTGDSEPWEGQVLSLDQIRTIRSSNEYTEGPTVAPRPPASQQKTDSQSSSPTSTASIELSEHRNSPRAQRAGQQTPQQAPQSPRSGVSRSTSGTSDGSRSTARASTGSTSSEQRLLGNAGGTAERVVRAQPKRSELKQEELKPLATTLGQAADGKHSNRCEDCGRCKCEGCTCPRTLPSCWMCGRRCVCSATTAMDYVTCVCCVKGLFYHCSSDDEDVCADKPFSCTQSHCCMRWTAISVLALFLPCLLCYLPAKGCVALCQACYDCTSRPGCRCKNKGVEK